From a region of the Oryza sativa Japonica Group chromosome 6, ASM3414082v1 genome:
- the LOC9271543 gene encoding protein trichome birefringence-like 19 encodes MALLNNLCNFLVKTQYYNGRTLSAWLSYSSFSTSSGGRKADGEACDIFRGEWVPDPDAPYYTNDTCSFIHEHYDCMKYGKLDLGFVQWRWRPDGCDLPRLDPLRFLSAMRGKTLAFIGDSLAKNHMNSLICLLTRVAKPTTSWPSSEHTVYHYGGGYNFTVLNFWAPFLVRSELVDADGPAHTGLWNLYLDEPAAVWAPHVPAFDYAVVSASSWFYRPSMLYEAGRLVGCHHCLLPNVTDLTLRYALRMATRAALRAVVSSDGGGVTAVLRTVSPSQYEGGEWNKDGNCVRTRPYRRGEKTLQGFELDFHTLQVEEFEAAKRAASGGGVRMMLMDTTEAMIRRADAHPSRYRGWTRRKEWMKEYFTIFNDCVHWCVPGAIDAWNDMLSHMLLTVSVTRWTQHN; translated from the exons ATGGCGCTTCTTAATAATCTCTGCAATTTTCTTGTCAAGACGCAGTACTACAACGGCAG AACACTGTCCGCCTGGCTGTCCTACTcttccttctccacctcctccggtgGCCGGAAGGCTGACGGCGAGGCCTGCGACATATTTAGAGGCGAATGGGTGCCAGACCCTGATGCACCCTACTACACCAACGACACCTGCTCGTTCATCCACGAGCACTATGACTGTATGAAGTACGGCAAGCTGGACCTTGGCTTCGTGCAGTGGCGGTGGCGTCCCGACGGTTGTGATCTCCCCCGTCTCGACCCGTTGCGCTTCCTCTCTGCCATGAGGGGCAAGACCTTGGCCTTCATTGGGGATTCCCTTGCCAAGAACCACATGAACTCCCTCATCTGTCTCCTGACCAGG GTTGCCAAGCCAACGACGAGCTGGCCGAGCAGCGAGCACACGGTGTACCACTACGGCGGCGGCTACAACTTCACCGTCCTCAACTTCTGGGCGCCGTTCCTGGTCCGGAGCGAgctcgtcgacgccgacggGCCGGCGCACACGGGCCTGTGGAACCTCTACCTCGACGAGCCCGCCGCCGTGTGGGCGCCGCACGTCCCGGCGTTCGACTACGCCGTCGTGTCGGCGTCGAGCTGGTTCTACCGGCCGTCGATGCTGTACGAGGCCGGCCGGCTCGTCGGGTGCCACCACTGCCTCCTCCCCAACGTCACCGACCTCACGCTGCGGTACGCGCTCCGCATGGCCACCCGCGCCGCGCTCCGCGCCGTGGtgagcagcgacggcggcggcgtcaccgcCGTGCTGCGGACCGTGTCGCCGTCGCAGTACGAGGGCGGGGAGTGGAACAAGGACGGCAACTGCGTCCGGACGCGGCCGTACCGGCGTGGCGAGAAGACGCTGCAGGGCTTCGAGCTCGACTTCCACACGCTGCAG GTGGAGGAGTTCGAGGCGGCGAagagggcggcgagcggcggcggggtgagGATGATGCTGATGGACACGACGGAGGCGATGATACGGCGGGCGGACGCGCACCCGAGCAGGTACAGGGGATGGACGCGTCGTAAGGAATGGATGAAAGAGTACTTCACCATCTTCAATGACTGCGTGCACTGGTGTGTTCCCGGCGCCATTGACGCCTGGAACGACATGCTATCACACATGTTGCTCACTGTCAGCGTCACCAGATGGACTCAACACAACTAA
- the LOC107277353 gene encoding basic blue protein, whose amino-acid sequence MAVAAARRGRGSASGGGGVVLLCLVAAALLMEAVPAAEAGGKTYYVGDAAGWGRNLDWWLAGKTFYAGDVLVFKYNKEYHDVAVVGGKGYRRCKVPRNKDTAVLRTGYDQVTLRRGNNYFICGMPGHCDAGMKLAVKALCFLYCTGSLMI is encoded by the exons atggcggtggcggcggctcgccggggAAGAGGCagtgcaagcggcggcggcggcgtggtgctcCTGTGccttgtggcggcggcgctgctgatggaggccgtccccgccgccgaggccggcgGCAAGACGTACTACGTGGGCGACGCCGCCGGGTGGGGCCGCAACCTCGACTGGTGGCTCGCCGGCAAGACCTTCTACGCCGGCGACGTGCTCG TGTTCAAGTACAACAAGGAGTACCACGACgtggcggtggtcggcggcaAGGGGTACCGGCGGTGCAAGGTGCCGAGGAACAAGGACACGGCGGTGCTGCGGACCGGGTACGACCAGGTGACGCTCCGGCGAGGGAACAACTACTTCATCTGCGGCATGCCGGGCCACTGCGACGCCGGCATGAAGCTCGCCGTCAAGGCTCTCTGCTTCTTGTACTGTACTGGCTCTCTGATGATCTGA
- the LOC107276512 gene encoding cell number regulator 11, protein MFYIKALQCHSHINSSRIKGTNCSNYTGITLVYYLETQISVNPPTLYHRFSISNTNSMSGEWSVKLFDCFGDSGTCCLTCWCPCITFGRIAEIVDKGSTSCCMHGTLYVLLATIGCQWLYACTKRSSMRAQYNLQQSPCLDCCVHFFCDSCALCQEYKELEKRGFNMSKGLLDGKVATRWLGVYKA, encoded by the exons ATGTTCTACATCAAGGCACTGCAATGCCACAGCCATATAAATAGCAGCAGGATCAAAGGTACCAACTGCTCAAACTACACAGGTATAACGCTTGTATATTACCTTGAGACACAGATCTCAGTCAATCCTCCTACCTTATATCACAGATTCTCAATCAGCAATACTAACAGCATGTCTGGGGAGTGGTCAGTTAAGCTCTTCGACTGCTTTGGAGATAGCGGAACCT GCTGCTTGACTTGCTGGTGCCCCTGCATTACGTTCGGTCGCATTGCTGAGATTGTGGACAAAGGCTCAACAT CGTGCTGCATGCACGGGACCTTGTATGTTTTGCTGGCGACAATAGGCTGCCAATGGCTGTATGCTTGTACCAAACGATCCTCAATGCGGGCACAGTACAACTTGCAACAGTCGCCCTGCTTGGACTGCTGCGTCCACTTCTTCTGCGATAGTTGTGCGCTATGCCAAGAATACAAGGAGCTCGAAAAACGCGGCTTCAACATGTCCAAAGGTCTTCTT GATGGGAAGGTAGCAACAAGATGGTTGGGTGTGTACAAGGCATGA
- the LOC4340709 gene encoding protein WHAT'S THIS FACTOR 1 homolog, chloroplastic: protein MARWSSPKDPALEAALRRNRRWIVNNQIKRLLLRFPSRTAPVRLLQSRFKTLDLLGRAANWLRKYPSCFDLFHGGAGGDGDGGEEACFGFTKRMAVLVDAEEAAVAASEPAMADRLARVLMLARGRRLQVSKLAALRGPLGLPDDYLLRLLPARTDLFRLANPYPHRRNAAELELLRWVPSLAVSSVEAAAASAADSSAPRFTCSLPPSWAKSHAKMEEFNSTPYISPYSERWAAIGTDADAEKRAVAVVHELLSLTLWKKMSVLKLEHFRREFGLPEDTARMLHRHPCLFYVSNRYKIHTVVLREGYEGSELREKDPVVAAKDRLGELMQEGLHEYNQRRRSDNLEKKRRRGEIEIKEEEEEDDEEAARLDSAEKREERRKFYKVLFNDDNR, encoded by the coding sequence atgGCACGGTGGTCCTCCCCGAAGGACCCGGCGCTGGAGGCCGCGCTCCGCCGCAACCGCCGCTGGATCGTGAACAACCAGATcaagcgcctcctcctccgcttcccGTCCCGCACCGCCCCCGTCCGCCTCCTCCAGTCCCGCTTCAAGACGCTCGACCTCCTCGGCCGAGCCGCCAACTGGCTCCGCAAGTACCCTTCCTGCTTCGACCTcttccacggcggcgccggcggcgatggcgatggcggggaGGAGGCCTGCTTCGGGTTCACCAAGCGGATGGCGGTGCTGGTCGACGCCGAGGAGGCGGCCGTCGCGGCGTCCGAGCCGGCGATGGCCGACCGCCTCGCGCGGGTGCTCATgctcgcccgcggccgccgcctccaggtGTCCAAGCTCGCCGCGCTGCGGGGCCCGCTCGGCCTCCCCGACGActacctcctccgcctcctccccgcccgcACCGACCTCTTCCGCCTCGCCAACCCTTACCCGCACCGCCGCAACGCCGCCGAGCTGGAGCTTCTCCGGTGGGTCCCTTccctcgccgtctcctccgtcgaggcggcggccgcctccgccgccgactcctccgCCCCGCGGTTCACCTGCTCGCTGCCGCCCTCCTGGGCCAAGTCTCATGCCAAGATGGAGGAATTCAATTCCACGCCGTACATCTCGCCGTACTCGGAGAGATGGGCGGCGATAGGCacggacgccgacgccgagaagcgagcggtggcggtggtgcacGAGCTCCTCTCGCTCACATTGTGGAAAAAGATGTCGGTTCTGAAGCTGGAGCATTTCAGGAGGGAGTTCGGGTTGCCGGAGGACACGGCGAGGATGCTGCATCGGCATCCGTGCCTCTTCTACGTCTCAAACAGGTACAAGATACACACGGTGGTGCTCCGGGAGGGTTACGAGGGGTCGGAGCTTAGGGAGAAGGATCCGGTGGTAGCGGCGAAGGATAGGCTCGGGGAGCTGATGCAGGAGGGGCTGCATGAGTATAATCAGCGGCGGCGTTCGGATAAtttggagaagaagaggaggagaggagagattgagataaaggaggaagaggaggaggacgatgaggaAGCAGCGCGGTTGGATAGTGctgagaagagggaggagaggaggaagttTTACAAGGTGCTGTTTAATGATGATAACCGCTGA